Sequence from the Bacteroidia bacterium genome:
GGGTACCAGCCGCAATAACGAACCCAGTGTCCGCAGTAATTGGTAAGGCGATTCATGGAATATCCGTCGGCCGTGAAATGCTTTTTAACCTCGATAATAGACTTTCGCAAGGTTTCATCCAGGGCTTCGTCGGCGTCGAGTGAAAGCACATGGGGGTGGGAAGCATAGGTGATGGCCCTGTTCTTTTGTTCAATATGTCCATCGAAGGCATGCTGGAAGAACTTCGCCCCTCTTTCACGACAAATGGCCTCAGTGCTATCTTTCGAGAAGGAATCGAGCACAATGATCTCGTCCACCACCCCCTGCAAAGAATCCAGGCAACGGGCAATGTTCTTTTCTTCATTGTAGGTGATGATCACCGCACTGATGGGGGTCATGGCTTTCAAAGATACCAAAAGCGGTAAGATGCCTATCTTTGGATAATGAATACAGAAATACTCTTAAAGGAGATACTGAATGGGAACTGGAGGGCATTGGCTAAAGCAATCACGCTGGTAGAAAATGAAACGAAGGAGGGGAAAGAAATATTGTCGGGACTTAAAAACCGCGATATTCAGGTAGTGGGAATTACCGGGCCTCCGGGAGCCGGAAAATCGACTCTGATCAGCGCACTTATCACCACTTACACGGAACAGGGGAAAAAAGTTGGCGTTATGGCTGTTGATCCCACCTCGCCGTTTAGTCATGGCTCATTATTGGGTGATCGCCTGCGCATGAGTGAGCACTTTACCCATCCCGACGTATTCATACGTTCTTTAGCCACACGTGGTTCGCTGGGCGGACTTTCATCCAAAGCAGCCGAAGTGATATCGCTGATGAAAGCCTGCAATTTCGATGTGATCCTGGTTGAAACAGTAGGGGTTGGACAAAGTGAAATTGAGATCGCAGCTTTGGCAGATACCACTGTTTTGGTTTTGGTACCTGAGGCGGGAGATGATATTCAAACGATCAAATCCGGTGTCATGGAGATCGCTGATATTTTTGTGGTAAATAAAAGTGACCGCGAGGGTGCCGATATCCTGATGAAAAACCTGGAAGTATTGGTGCATGAACGGCCGGATGCTTCACGCACACCTGCTGTGTTGAAATGTTCAGCCACCCAAAAAGAAGGAATACGCGAACTTTGCCAACAGATCATTGCACATTACCCTCACCGCGACCCCGATAAAAAAGAGAAAGTGAGGAAGTTCTTAAACCGATAGGAAGGATTGCATTATTCTACTTTCCAAACTTCCTGCACCTCCCAGTCGGACCGCACTGTAAACCAGCCGGGTGAATAAATCACCCTTTCGGGTTGCACCTTCCGGGAATAATCACCGCTGTCCCATTGACCGTTTTTATTGTGATCGTAGATCAGCCGGATCCTGTATTTACCAGGGAGCAGGTACCGGCAAAACAGCTTGAGATCGCCTGAACCCTGATCGGAATGAACCACCTGTCCTTTCTCGTTAAGAAGCTGAACGATGCCCTCTTGCGGCTTCCACTGCGCTTTCACTTCCAGTGAACCGTAATACCGCAATTCCTTTACCTGGAATATTATTTTAATGCTGTCGCTGGGAAGATTCCCGAATCCTGTAAAGCAGCCCGGATTCAGAATTACCGTATGTTCCGTACCCGGATCCCAGAGTATGACACCCTTACTGCTAACCGGTCTGACTTCCACTATATAATCCTGCATGGTGAATTCCAGCGCTGAGGAATCCATAGGACTTAGTTCATCCGTACCTCCCGTTATGCCTGTAAAACTGAACGAATCTACCGGATGATTGAAAAGTATTCTCACCGGTTTATCCGGATCCTGCAGCTCTCCGCCGGTAAAAAGCACGCTGGCCCTGAGTTGAGGAGCCTTGCTATCTGCAATGCGGAGTGCAAGGCTTTCCTTCCACACATCTGCATCCGAAACCAGCAGCAGATCCAGCGTATCAGCAGTGAACTTCCCGTAGTGAAAAAGAATGGTATCTGCCCTCTCATTCTTCCACATTCTTGTCTGCAGCCGGTTCGTGCGGCGCAGGTGAATTTTAAGATCCGGACAAGGTTTATTGAGAACAATCATCACTTTTCCCGGCTCCACCACAACGGAACGCCGAATGAATTGCTTCTGAGGCGGTCCTTTGAAAAGCCGGAAATTCAATTTACGGGAAGTGGTCAGATCAATCAGGGAATCGGCAAATCCAATCAGTTCCTCTTCCGGATCGTAGCGAAAATTTCGGTTCGCATCCAGAACCGCCACTGCTTTATACCACCCTGGTTTAATATGATCCACACGAAAAGAACCATCCGGTCCGGAACGGGAAAAGTATTCAGGGGGTTTTTTGAACGGAAGGGAATCATCCTGCCCGGCATACAGCATAACTGTTACCTGCTTCAATTGCGCGCCGGTAAACGCGTCCGTTACGGACCCGAATACGGCCACACTATCCATTACAGGACCCGTGGAAAAAACATAACGAAATCCTTCGGCAGTATTGCCTTCGTGAACATCCGCAATGGCATTGCCAAAATAAATGCCGTAGGTAGTATTCGCTTTCAGTGTTTCCCTGAATTTGATGTGCAGAATCCTGTTCTTCTGAAGAGTGATCTCCGGTAACAATTCCATTGGGGGAGAAACCATCAGCTGCCCCTGCATATCCTTCAGCACAATGTTCTCATCAAATACGATCTTCACTTCGTTGCCTGTAAAGTTCACCTTGGCAGAATCGGGTGAATAATTTATCACTTTGGGAGCACTCACATCCCTGGGGCCTCCGCCGGGAACCTGCATTTGGGCACAGGAATGAAAAAGCAGGCAGCAGGCAGAGGTCAGCAGGAGATGGAGTGTAATAAATGAAGAAAGCCGATGCATCAGGAGAGGAGTTGAGTAATGGATTCCAGATGCGTTTGATCGGTAAGTGAAAAATCATTCAGGTGTTCAGAATCAATGTCCAGGACGGCAATGACCGATCCTTGCCTGAAGAGTGGTACTACGATTTCCGATCGTGATCGAGTGCTGCAGGCAATATGTCCGGGAAATTCTGTTACATCCGGAACAATAAGGGTATGCTGCTTTACCCATGCCGTACCGCAGACCCCTTTTCCCATTTGTATCCTTGTGCAAGCCACAGGACCCTGAAACGGACCCAGAACCAATTCATTGCCCCGCACCAGGTAAAATCCTACCCATAAAAACCCGAATGTTTCCTTCAGGGCTGCACACAGGTTCCCCATATTTGCCACAGGGTCATTCTCACCCGCCAGTAAAGACTTGAGCTGAGGAAGGAGATTGTTATATTTTTCTTCCCTGGTATTTCCCTCCACAGCGATCTGCTCTGCCATTAGTACAAAGATCATTAAAAAAATGATCAATGCAGTGTTCCGGCCATTGCCGCAACACTCACCCTGCTGCCGCGTAATTGCAGCAGCGCGCGTGCGCAGGCTTCCAGGGTGGCTCCCGTGGTGATCACATCATCCACCAGCAGCACATGACAACCTTCTTGCGCTCCTTTACCAAGCGTAAATTTTCCTTCGGTATTTTCCCAGCGGTGAAATCTCGATTTTCTGGTTTGCGTATTGGTGCGCTCTTTCCTGAGCAGCCAGTCGGTGTGCAAGGGCTTACCCATTGCTTCGGAGAGCCCGCTTCCAAAAACCTCACTTTGATTGAATCCCCTGGAGCGTAACCGTGCCGGATGCAGCGGCACCGGAATAATCACATCCGCTGAACGGAACTGTTCTGACTGCAGCAGCTCTCGTCCGTAGCGCCGTCCCAGAAACCTGCCAATTTCCTTTTCTCCCTTATACTTCAGGCGGTGAATCATATTCTGCACCCGTGAACCCTTCCGGTACCGGTAATACACTGCGGCGGCATTCAGATCCACCCTTCCCATAAACATGCGCTCCACGGGATTATCGGGAAGAAGATGAAAACCTGTGCCGGGAAGAGTCCTCAGGCAAATCGTGCAAAGACACTCTTCAAAATGATACAGCGCCCGGTTACAGGCCGGACAAACGTTCGGAAAAACCAGGTGCAACACATCCGACCACATTGTTGAAATCATGCTGTTGATAACTTGAAGGCGACTCAAAAAGCCCTCCTCAAAATTGCCTAACTTTGTAAGTCATTGTACGTTCTGAATCAGTACCTCTACAGGCATGGAAGAGCAAGCAGAAAAAAAAGAAAAAAGTAATCGTATCTATTTGATTATCATCATTATAGAGACTATCCTTATTGGTCTTTTGGGGTGGTTATTCTTCAGTCAGAAGACGAGAGTAGAAACAGTGGAAAAGGAGAAGCTCGTATTCGTTGAGAAATCGCAGAGTTTGCAGGATGAGCTTACCGCCTTGAAAACAGAATACGAAAATCTGGAGATCAGCGACAAGAAACTGAAACGGGACTACGACGCCAAAATGAAAATGATTGATTCGCTGATGGTTCTGGCGAAGAAACACGATGGCGATGCTTACCAGATCTACCAGCTGAAGAAAGAGACGGAAACCCTGCGCCGCATCATGAAACATTTTGTGGTGCAGATTGACTCATTGGGAAGACTGAATAAGGAGATTGTAGCACAAAAAGAGAAAGTGATCACGGAATTGTCGGAGGAGAAATTCAAGACCAAGGAACTCACGAAGGAGAAAGAGGATCTTCAGAATACGGTTAACATGGGATCCGTGCTCAAAGCAAACGGCATTAAAGTTTCAGGGATCAAAACAAAATCGGGCGGTAAGAAGGAGGTGGAGACCAAGAGTGCCAAAAGGGTAGAAAAAATCAAGATCACGTTCACGCTGGGAGAGAACCGGATCGCGAAGAGCGGTGACAAGACGGTCTTCATCCGCATTGTAACGCCCGACGGTAAGGAGATGGCAAAGTCGCTGGACGAGAGCAACACCTTTAGTTTTAACGGCTCCAAGGGTTATTATGCTACTAAAACCATGGTGAATTATAAAAATTCGGACACGCCGGTGACTGTTTATACAGCCAAGTCGGATATTAAATTTCTTCCCGGAAAGTACCTCATCGAAATTGCCTCAGATGGTGTGGTGATCGGGCAAACACAGCTCATCCTGGAATAGGGAGGAATTGAAAGCAGAAACAGAGTGGATTACTGGAAAATGATTCGACCGGACGCAACCGGTTTTCCATCCTGAACAAGCCGGTAAAGAAAAATTCCCGATGGCAAATCACCCCTTTGAATCAGCAGGCTGTTCTCATTTAACCCGGGCAGATGCAATAATTTTCTCCCGGTAAGGTCGTACAGTTCCAGCGCCGCATTCTGCACCCTGAAAGGTTCGCTCACATCAAGAATGAACCATTCTCCCGCCGGGTTAGGATACACCTGATGCGTAACCGATGAGAACAAACCGTTGTCGTCTACGGAATAATTCCAGCAGTATCCCGGCCAGTTATTGTCTAACCACTCCGAGCGTGCGCGAAACCACCATTTGAGATAATCAATTTCGTCCTGCCATGTTTGTCCTATGAAATAATTCCAGTTAACATAAACGCCGAGAATTGGCCATTGCTGAAAATTCCGGGTCTGGGATTCCTGCAGTTTCACTTTCATAGAATCAATTCTCGCGTTCACCGAATCGTCGTTCAAAACGGTATTGCGAAGAAACATCCACCGGCATTTGAGCAGATGAGTAAATGCTGTATCGGTGAGAAACTTATTCCACCAGAAGGGGACCGCGCTGCTAAAGCTGCTTCCGCAAAGGGAGTTGAAATTCATTTGGTATCCCGTAGTATCATATGCATCACAATAATCCGCATTGCCGTAGGATAAATTAAAATCCCACATAGGGCCGGCCACCAGCCAGCCACCTTTACTGTCTTTTTGTTTCCAGAGAAAAGAACTGGAACGGTATCCGTCTACCGTTCTTCCCAGCTCCTGCATGATCATGAAATCAATAAATGAATTCACATAAATAACGGAGGGGTACCCGGTGGTGAGATTCTTCCAGTTGGGGCCTGCCATAATATTTTCAAATCCAATAATTTCATTTCTGATATAGTTGTATTGCACGGGAAGTAATTCACTGTACTCGGGATCATGGCAGAGGAATTTCACTTTGGTACTGTATGGCGACTGGAAATAGGTATTGCTGCTTCCCGTGAGTTTATCCACTTTCATGATGTATCCCCCTGTAAGGTCGTCGCCGGCCGTGTCCAGCGGGGTAATCTTTGGGCAATCCACCCTGTTTTTATCTCGTTTAATGCGCTCCATGAAAGAGTACACCCCTTTGTATTGGTTATTGATCACCAGCTCGCACCATACATACCTCGAATCCCAATACCCCATCTTCCGGAACAGATCGTAGGTGATCTCATTGCGCATGAGCGTTTTATCCGGGTACGCACCATAGAGGATCCAGTCGTTTTCCTTTGGCATTCCCAGAATGGAGGTATCCTGGTTATTTCCGAGTGCGTCCTGTGTTTCCAGGCCATATGATTTCTTGGGATATTGCTGGGAAGTGGAGCCCCTGATCTCGATGGATATTTTTCCGGCGTAGTGATTAAAGGGATCCGTCATGTAATTCCGGTTCCCGGGTCCGTTATAGATAATACCCATATCGGCCACAATTCGAACGGTATCCTGGATTGTCTGGTTATTGGTGTTGATCACCACAATCGGCAGATCGCTGCTGGTGAAGTTCACCTGAGAAAAAAGGGAAGTGG
This genomic interval carries:
- a CDS encoding glycosyltransferase family 2 protein, whose translation is MTPISAVIITYNEEKNIARCLDSLQGVVDEIIVLDSFSKDSTEAICRERGAKFFQHAFDGHIEQKNRAITYASHPHVLSLDADEALDETLRKSIIEVKKHFTADGYSMNRLTNYCGHWVRYCGWYPDTKLRLWDSGKGRWTGINPHDKYELFSGGKEEHLKGDILHYSYYTRDDHYKQIEYFTNIAAKAYQKEGRKAGWLVMYLSAVAKFLRDYIIKLGFLDGGAGFAISRISAYAAYLKYKKLRALNKGG
- the meaB gene encoding methylmalonyl Co-A mutase-associated GTPase MeaB, giving the protein MNTEILLKEILNGNWRALAKAITLVENETKEGKEILSGLKNRDIQVVGITGPPGAGKSTLISALITTYTEQGKKVGVMAVDPTSPFSHGSLLGDRLRMSEHFTHPDVFIRSLATRGSLGGLSSKAAEVISLMKACNFDVILVETVGVGQSEIEIAALADTTVLVLVPEAGDDIQTIKSGVMEIADIFVVNKSDREGADILMKNLEVLVHERPDASRTPAVLKCSATQKEGIRELCQQIIAHYPHRDPDKKEKVRKFLNR
- a CDS encoding Ig-like domain-containing protein, coding for MHRLSSFITLHLLLTSACCLLFHSCAQMQVPGGGPRDVSAPKVINYSPDSAKVNFTGNEVKIVFDENIVLKDMQGQLMVSPPMELLPEITLQKNRILHIKFRETLKANTTYGIYFGNAIADVHEGNTAEGFRYVFSTGPVMDSVAVFGSVTDAFTGAQLKQVTVMLYAGQDDSLPFKKPPEYFSRSGPDGSFRVDHIKPGWYKAVAVLDANRNFRYDPEEELIGFADSLIDLTTSRKLNFRLFKGPPQKQFIRRSVVVEPGKVMIVLNKPCPDLKIHLRRTNRLQTRMWKNERADTILFHYGKFTADTLDLLLVSDADVWKESLALRIADSKAPQLRASVLFTGGELQDPDKPVRILFNHPVDSFSFTGITGGTDELSPMDSSALEFTMQDYIVEVRPVSSKGVILWDPGTEHTVILNPGCFTGFGNLPSDSIKIIFQVKELRYYGSLEVKAQWKPQEGIVQLLNEKGQVVHSDQGSGDLKLFCRYLLPGKYRIRLIYDHNKNGQWDSGDYSRKVQPERVIYSPGWFTVRSDWEVQEVWKVE
- a CDS encoding GAF domain-containing protein, giving the protein MAEQIAVEGNTREEKYNNLLPQLKSLLAGENDPVANMGNLCAALKETFGFLWVGFYLVRGNELVLGPFQGPVACTRIQMGKGVCGTAWVKQHTLIVPDVTEFPGHIACSTRSRSEIVVPLFRQGSVIAVLDIDSEHLNDFSLTDQTHLESITQLLS
- a CDS encoding ComF family protein, which codes for MWSDVLHLVFPNVCPACNRALYHFEECLCTICLRTLPGTGFHLLPDNPVERMFMGRVDLNAAAVYYRYRKGSRVQNMIHRLKYKGEKEIGRFLGRRYGRELLQSEQFRSADVIIPVPLHPARLRSRGFNQSEVFGSGLSEAMGKPLHTDWLLRKERTNTQTRKSRFHRWENTEGKFTLGKGAQEGCHVLLVDDVITTGATLEACARALLQLRGSRVSVAAMAGTLH
- a CDS encoding CotH kinase family protein, with amino-acid sequence MHFRTFTGLMVLLLTTSLFSQVNFTSSDLPIVVINTNNQTIQDTVRIVADMGIIYNGPGNRNYMTDPFNHYAGKISIEIRGSTSQQYPKKSYGLETQDALGNNQDTSILGMPKENDWILYGAYPDKTLMRNEITYDLFRKMGYWDSRYVWCELVINNQYKGVYSFMERIKRDKNRVDCPKITPLDTAGDDLTGGYIMKVDKLTGSSNTYFQSPYSTKVKFLCHDPEYSELLPVQYNYIRNEIIGFENIMAGPNWKNLTTGYPSVIYVNSFIDFMIMQELGRTVDGYRSSSFLWKQKDSKGGWLVAGPMWDFNLSYGNADYCDAYDTTGYQMNFNSLCGSSFSSAVPFWWNKFLTDTAFTHLLKCRWMFLRNTVLNDDSVNARIDSMKVKLQESQTRNFQQWPILGVYVNWNYFIGQTWQDEIDYLKWWFRARSEWLDNNWPGYCWNYSVDDNGLFSSVTHQVYPNPAGEWFILDVSEPFRVQNAALELYDLTGRKLLHLPGLNENSLLIQRGDLPSGIFLYRLVQDGKPVASGRIIFQ